In a single window of the Jaculus jaculus isolate mJacJac1 chromosome 9, mJacJac1.mat.Y.cur, whole genome shotgun sequence genome:
- the LOC105944899 gene encoding enhancer of rudimentary homolog yields MSHTILLVQPNKRPEGRTYAMNLNECMEGVCKMYEEHLKRMNPNSPSITYDISQLFDFIDDLADLSCVVYRADTQTYQHYNKDWIKEKVYMLLRGQAQQAGR; encoded by the coding sequence ATGTCTCACACCATTTTGCTGGTACAGCCTAACAAGAGGCCAGAAGGCAGAACTTATGCTATGAATCTGAATGAGTGCATGGAAGGCGTTTGTAAAATGTATGAAGAACATCTGAAGAGAATGAATCCCAACAGTCCTTCCATCACATATGACATCAGccagttgtttgattttattgatGATCTGGCAGATCTCAGCTGTGTTGTTTACCGAGCTGATACCCAGACATACCAGCATTATAACAAAGACTGGATCAAAGAGAAGGTCTACATGCTGCTTCGTGGGCAGGCCCAGCAGGCTGGGAGATGA
- the Prr18 gene encoding proline-rich protein 18, whose translation MPFPQPAAAAGVPAARPPPRRPCAPPAPSPPAAAGDPKRRPPERSEALLSSSWPSATPKRPPARRGPGPQQPPGPARAPPQAAPGRAGTPATCAAPRRAACAPSRAGAAAAGPDDAVRFSLSLTPEAILLIQRRHLEKQLLARPRRPAFPAPPAEPRRPQGPGPRARAAGLRRGGTACAPDAPLAPGLARRPPRSPLLPGGLQATMPGPRPADLRPVLKVSLLNDRHKYDDVEYEEEPDVVDEGLVRKCTEWLRGVESASATRDRTGHLDSLPHLSTL comes from the coding sequence ATGCCGTTCCCGcagcccgccgccgccgcgggggTCCCCGCCGCGCGCCCGCCGCCCCGGAGGCCCTGCGCGCCGCCCGCGCCctcgccgcccgccgccgccggggACCCGAAGCGGAGGCCGCCCGAGAGGTCCGAGGCGCTGCTGTCCAGCTCCTGGCCCTCGGCCACCCCGAAGAGGCCACCGGCCCGGCGCGGCCCCGGCCCCCAGCAGCCGCCGGGCCCCGCGCGCGCTCCGCCCCAGGCCGCGCCCGGGCGCGCGGGGACCCCGGCCACGTGCGCCGCGCCCCGCCGGGCTGCCTGCGCTCCCAGCCGAGCCGGGGCCGCGGCCGCGGGGCCCGACGACGCCGTGCGCTTCTCGCTGAGCCTCACGCCCGAGGCCATCCTGCTCATCCAGAGGCGGCACCTGGAGAAGCAGCTGCTGGCGCGGCCCCGCAGGCCCGCCTTCCCCGCGCCCCCCGCAGAGCCCCGGCGCCCGCAGGGCCCCGGACCCCGGGCCCGGGCCGCCGGCCTGCGCAGAGGCGGCACCGCCTGCGCCCCGGATGCGCCTCTGGCTCCGGGCCTTGCCCGCCGGCCGCCCCGCTCGCCGCTGCTGCCCGGAGGCCTGCAGGCCACCATGCCAGGACCGCGGCCAGCCGACCTGCGCCCCGTGCTCAAGGTGTCGCTGCTCAACGACAGACACAAGTACGACGACGTGGAGTACGAGGAGGAGCCCGACGTGGTGGACGAGGGCCTCGTGCGCAAGTGCACCGAGTGGCTGCGCGGCGTGGAGTCCGCCTCCGCCACGCGGGACAGGACCGGGCACCTGGACTCGCTGCCGCACCTGAGCACCCTGTGA